CCTGCACTGTGGAATGAAAAACGCGATACCAAACGTGGCAAACTGCTGCAATATGCCGAGCGCGTATGGAACATCACCGACGGGTCTGAAGATGAGCGTATCGATGCCGCGATCGCGGCCACCCGTAATTTCTTCGAACAACTGGGCGTTCCGACTCGCCTGTCAGGCTATGGCCTTGATGGCAGTTCAATCCCGGCCCTGCTGGCGAAACTGGAAGAGCACGGCATGACGCAACTGGGTGAACATAAAGATATTACCCTAGATGTCAGCCGTCGTATTTACGAGGCAGCCCGCTAAGCTTTTTTCACCTCTGGCTTTCGTTTTTGGGCATTTCGTCCAGACTTAAGTCACCCTACATCACCGGAGTCCCCCTCCGGTGATGAGCACATGAAGGAGGAAAAATGGCAAACCAAACCGTAATTAAGCTTCAGGATGGCAACGTAATGCCCCAACTGGGGTTAGGCGTATGGAAAGCCGGTAACGACGAGGTCGTCTCCGCCATTCATAAAGCACTGGAAGTCGGCTATCGGTCTATAGATACCGCCGCCGCATACAAAAATGAAGACGGCGTCGGCAAAGCGTTAGCCAGCGCAGGTCTCCCCCGCGACGAGTTGTTCATCACCACCAAGCTGTGGAATGACGATCAGAAGCGCCCCCGCGAAGCGTTAATGGAGAGCCTGGAAAAACTCCAGCTCGATTATCTCGATCTGTATCTGATGCACTGGCCGGTTCCGGCAATCGATCACTATGTTGCTGCCTGGCAAGGCATGATTGAGCTGCAAAAAGAGGGACTGATTAAGAGCATCGGCGTGTGTAACTTCCAGGTCAACCATCTCCAGAGACTGATTGACGAAACGGGCGTCACACCGGTGATTAACCAGATCGAGCTGCATCCGCTGATGCAGCAGCGTCAGCTCCACGCATGGAATGCGACGCATAAAATCCAGACCGAGTCCTGGAGCCCGCTGGCGCAGGGCGGTGAAGGCGTTTTCGATCAAAAAATAATTCGCTCCCTGGCGGATAAATACGGTAAAACCCCGGCGCAGATTGTCATCCGCTGGCATCTGGATAACGGTCTGGTGGTGATTCCGAAATCCGTCACGCCGTCGCGTATCGCCGAGAACTTCGACGTCTGGGATTTTCGTCTCGACAAAGATGAGCTGGGCGAGATCGCAAAACTCGATCAGGGCAAACGCCTGGGGCCTGACCCGGATCAGTTCGGCGGCTAATTCCCTTCTTTCAAGCCCGGCTTAACGTCGGGCTTTTACTGTCTTCACTCCTGGCATGACACCTCCCCAGGTTTGTCCGGCAACGCACACGTCATGTTGAATTCCCTACCCTCAAGCGCGTGCGGCCCACCAAAAGCACCGCCCAGATCGGTTTCATAGTCCTTGCCATTCACACTCACGTGTAGCACAGAGTGAAAATACCAGTCCCCTGGCCCTATTGGCAAAAAGAAGGTCCATTTATAGGCAGCCGGAAAAGCAAAACGACCATCGCCATCAGAGTGTGTCTGAGCGGACTTCTCACTGCTGCTCACCAGGATCAGTTGCGCACCTTGTACTGGTTCACCGGAACTATCGACAAGCCGTCCTGCCACCTCAGGCTGTATCTGCTGATGCACCACGCAACCGCTTTGCAGTAGTGCGATCGCTATCGCCCCAACCATCATCCCTGCTTTCATCTCTGCTCCCGATATTCTTTTGCTTGCTATGGACGAAAAAATGGCTGCAACAGCAGCCAAATTTATCACGCGATATAAACGACCCGGTACGTTTGACATTACCGGGCTACCGATTTATCGTCCGGCGACTTTTGCCCGCTTTTTATTGGCGGCAGGCGTCTGACGCTGATGCGCCACCGGTGTGTGCTTGGTCAACGCCGGACGGGTGTTGCGGTTCTGACGACGCGCCTCGCGCATCTCTTCCAGCGTTGGCGCAGGCACCAGACACTCGCGGCGCCCGCCAATCAGGTGCTTTTTACCCATCTCTTCCAGCGCCTGACGGATCATCGGCCAGTTTGCCGGATCGTGGTAACGCAGTAGCGCTTTATGCAGACGACGCTGCTTATCGCCTTTCGGCACCACCACATCTTCACTCTTATAGCCAATTTTACCCAACGGGTTTTTGCCGGTGTAATACATGGTGGTCGAGTTTGCCAGCGGCGACGGATAGAAGTTCTGCACCTGATCGAGACGGAAGCGATGTTTCTTCAGCCACAGCGCCAGATTCACCATATCCTCGTCACGTGTCCCTGGGTGTGCGGAGATGAAATACGGGATCAGATACTGCTCTTTGCCAGCCTGCTTCGAGTAGAGATCGAACAGTTCCTTGAAACGGTCATAGCTGCCCATGCCCGGTTTCATCATCTTCGACAGCGGCCCTTCTTCGGTATGCTCCGGCGCTATCTTCAGATAACCGCCGACGTGGTGGCTCGCCAGTTCTTTAATATAGCGCGGGTCTTCAACCGCGATATCGTAACGCACGCCGGAGGCGATGAGGATCTTTTTGATGCCTTTCAGGTCGCGGGCACGACGATAAAGGTTGATCGTCGGCTCGTGGTTGGTATCCATATGCGGACAGATGTCCGGATAGACGCACGACAGACGACGGCAGGTCTGTTCCGCACGCGGTGACTTGCAGCGCAGCATGTACATGTTGGCCGTCGGGCCACCGAGATCGGAGATCACGCCGGTGAAGCCCGGGACGGTATCGCGGATCGCTTCGATCTCATTAATGATCGAATCTTCAGAGCGGCTCTGGATAATGCGCCCTTCATGCTCGGTGATCGAACAGAACGAGCAGCCGCCAAAGCAGCCGCGCATAATGTTGATTGAGAAACGAATCATCTCATAGGCCGGAATGCGGCTGTTGCCATACGCCGGGTGCGGCACGCGCTTATACGGCAGGGCGAAGACGCTGTCCATCTCTTCGGTTGACAGCGGGATCGCCGGCGGGTTGATCCAGATGTAGCGATCGCCATGCTTTTGCATCAACGCACGCGCACAACCAGGGTTAGTTTCATGGTGCAGGATCCGCGAGGCGTGCGCATACAGCACTTTGTCGCCCTTCACTTTTTCAAAGGACGGCAGCAGAACGTAGGTCTTTTCCCACGGCTTCGGACGCGCTGGCTGCACGGTGATGGCTTTGGCCTCCTGCTTTTTCGGCGCGACGGGTTTGTTGTCGGCACACGGCAAATCTTCGCCATACGGATGCGGGATCGGGTCAATTTTCCCCGGCGTATCCAGACGCGTAGAATCGACGCCGCTCCAGCCAGGCAGCGCTTCTTTCACCATAATCGCGGTGTTACGCACATCGCGGATCTGGCTGATGGTTTCCCCCATCGCCAGACGGTGTGCCACTTCTACCAGCGGACGTTCGCCGTTACCAAACATCAGCATGTCGGCCTTGGAATCCACCAGCACGGAACGGCGCACGGTATCGGACCAGTAATCATAATGCGCGGTACGGCGCAGGCTCGCTTCAATGCCGCCAAGGATCACCGGCACGTCTTTCCACGCCTCTTTGCAGCGCTGGGTATAGACCAGCGTGGCGCGATCCGGGCGCTTGCCCGCCACGTTATCCGGGGTATAGGCATCATCATGGCGCAGGCGACGATCGGCGGTATAGCGGTTGATCATCGAGTCCATGTTGCCAGCGGTTACGCCAAAGAACAGGTTCGGTTTGCCCAGACGCATGAAATCGTCTTTGCTGTTCCAGTCCGGCTGCGCAATGATGCCGACACGGAAGCCCTGCGCTTCCAGCATTCGGCCGCAAATCGCCATACCGAAACTCGGGTGATCGACATAGGCGTCACCGGTAACCAAAATAATGTCGCAGCTATCCCAGCCAAGTTGATCCATTTCGTCGCGTGACATCGGCAAAAAAGGAGCGGGACCAAAACAGGCCGCCCAGTACTGAGGCCAGGAGAAGAGATCTCTGTCTGGCTGGATCAGGGATATTGCGCTCATAGTGCTTCCAAAAATGGTAAAAAAATAATCAAAGGCCGGCGATTATATGCCGGAACGAAAGAGAAATCGAAGGATAATCTCTCTCGCACATCAGCGAGAGAGAGGAGGATTACGCCGCCGGATTGACCAGAATCTGCCCGATAGAACCACGGTCCGCCATTTCCAGCGTCTGGCTGTTAAAGTAGAACGGGAAATGCGCCCAGGAAGGCTGTCCGTACCAGACCAGCAGTTCCACCTGCCCATCCACCCAGACGGTATCTTTCCAGCCACGATCTTCCGGGAACGGCATCGCGCCATTAACGTTACGCACGAGGAACGATACCCCTTCGATGTGGAACGACTGCGGCATATCGGCACGCACCGTCCAGCGCTCCCAGGAGCCCTGCTGCGCGGTGATATCAATGCGGTTGACGTCCCATAGCTGGCCGTTGATGCCCGGATCGTCGCCCAAACTGATATCGCGACTGCGAATCGGCGTACCGCTCATGATCTCAGTCGGCAGCAGACGCATCGGCAGGCTGTCGGTCACCAATGGCAGCAGGCCGGTTGGGCGCAGCGTTAACACCAGCGTGGAAACCAGAATGCTCGACGGTTCAAAGAAACCACGGATCCTGTCGACAATGCTCGCCGCCTCGCCACAGGTAATCGACACTTCATCGCCATTGGTCATATCGACCAGAATTTCTCGGCGCTCGCCGGGTGCCAGCGACAGTTGCTTGACTGACACCGGCGCGGGCAAAAAGCCCTGATCGCCGGAGATGACATGCAGCGCGCGTCCGTCACTCATCTGCAACTGATAACGACGGGAGTTAGAGGCGTTCAGCAGGCGCAAACGCACCCAGCCACGGGAGACTTCCACGTAAGGACTTTGCACCCCGTTGACCAACAGCGTATCGCCGACAAAGCCGCCGCTGCCAGGCTCGCTGTATTCCGGCGTGCCAAAGTTATCCAGTCGCTTATCCTGAATAATGACGGGGAAGTCATCGACGCCATAATGGTTTGGGATCGGCAGCGATTTACTCACCTCATCTTCAACCAACCACATCCCCGCCAGACCGTTGTATACCTGCTGGGCGGTACGGTTCGGCGTATTGGCGTGATACCACAGCGTGGCGGCATTCTGACGAATAGGCAGCACGGGCGCCCAGTCCGCGTTTGGCGACATCATGCGCGCCGGACCGCCCATCAGCGGACCTGGCACCTGTAGACCGGCGATAGTCATAGAGACATTTTCCGCCAGACGGTTACTGTAGATCAGTTTAACGTCATCCCCTTTCCAGACGCGGATCGTCGGACCGAGGTAACGCCCGTTAATCCCCCAGACTGGCGCCCGCGTGCCCTGGGTAAAGGACCAGTGCGAACGCTGTAGCGTCATAAACAGCGGCTGGCCCCGGCGTGACTCCAGTAGCGGCGGAACGGGCAGCGGCTGTTGCTGACCGGCAGCATTGGCCCTCAGCGGAACAGCACCGGCACACAGCGCGATCCCCGATGCCTGAATGAACTGACGCCGACTGAATGACATATAAGCTCCATGTAAAACTGGCTAAATTACGGGCAGGAACTCGTTTCCTGCAAAAACTCGTCATACTCCACGCTGCATGTACATTGGCTTGCAGCGTGAATGAGTAAGCATTTGTCGCTGAATCAAACTTTCCCGGCAGCTTCTCGCTCGGCGACTTCTTGATCAAGTTCAGCAATCTTTTGTTCCATCAGCGAGCGGCAGTGCGCGGCCAGTTCACGAACCTGATCTTTACCATACTGACTGGTATCCACCGGCGGCAGCATCTCCACAATCACCAGACCATTTTTCAGGCGATTCAGGTTAATTTTATTCGAGGTATTGGAAACGCACACCGGAATAATTGGGACGCCAGCAGCAATCGCGGCATGAAAAGCCCCGGTTTTAAACGGCAGCAGGCCACGCCCCCGGCTACGAGTGCCTTCCGGGAACATCCAGATGGAGATGCGACGCTTTTTAAAATGGTTCACTACTTCGGCAATCGTACCGTGCGCTTTTGCACGGTTATTACGGTCAATCAGCAGATTTCCCGTCAGCCAGTACAGTTGACCAAAAAACGGGATCCACAGCAGGCTTTTCTTCCCAACGGTCACGGTTGGCGGCTGCACGATATTCGCGGCGGTCACCATATCGTAATTATTCTGATGGTTAGCGATGTAGATAGCGTTGCCGTAGCTTTCCGCATCCGCGGGTTTACGGCACTCAACTTTCAGGCCGAACACCGGCGACAGACGACCAAACATGTGCCCGAAGGTCGCGACGTGTTTTGGGTTACGCGGGCTGAGTAAGCAGTAAAGAGAACCGAAAACACAAACCAGAATGGAATAGATAACGGTAATAATAAGTCGAAAAATAAATAGCATAACAACCTCTGAAGGCCTAAGAGCCCGGGATTCTACGTCACCTGCTATCCAGGTTAGGGTATTGTTAATATGGCTCTCTGGAAAACTGTATTGTTAATCGCTACTCACGAATAAACAACGGTTTTACGGGAAATTTTACTGTAATTCGGCAGGAGCGAATGGCTCGCCCCTTGCGGCGGATACCGCCGTAAGCCCTGATCCGGTCCACAAGAGGCATCTGCGTAAGCCGGATGAGGCAAAGCCCCATCCGGCATTTCACGCAAATTACTCTTCGCTGTCACCGCTGCCAGCACGACGCGGCGAATCAATGTCGATGCGATCGATGCGCTGCAAACCGCGCATCAACGTCCCGCGACGACCTCGTTCGCCGGTCACTTTCTGCAACTCTTCAGGACGCAGCTTAATTTTGCGTTTCCCGACGTGAATAGTCAGCGTGCTCTGCGGCGGCAGAACATAGAGCAGCGCCAGCGCGTCGTCACCACGCGCCGCTTCTGCGGACGGAATGTTGATGATCTTATTCCCTTTCCCTTTCGATAGCTGCGGCAGATCGCTGACCGGGAACATCAGCATACGTCCGGCCTGCGTAATCGCCAGCAGCATATCCGTTTCATCTTCAATCACCACCGGCGGCATAACGCGAGCATTTTCCGGAAGCGTAATGAGCGTCTTACCGGCACGGTTACGCGCCACCAGATCGTTGAACGTACAGACAAAACCGTAACCCGCATTCGATGCCATCAGCAGTTTCTGCTCATCGCCTTCCATCAGCATATGCTCAACGGTAGCGCCTGGCGGTAGCGTCAGTTTACCGGTCAACGGCTCGCCCTGACCGCGCGCCGACGGCAGCGTGATCGGGTCAATGGCGTAACTGCGCCCGGTGGTATCGATAAACACCACCGGCTGGTTACTCTTACCTTTCACCGCCGACTTAAAGCTATCGCCCGCTTTGTAGTTCAGTCCCTGCGCGTCGATGTCGTGACCTTTGGCGCTACGCACCCAGCCCATCTGAGACAGTACGATCGTCACCGGCTCAGACGGCAGCATGTCGTGTTCGCTCATCGCTTTCGCTTCTTCGCGCTCGCGCAGCGGTGAACGACGATCGTCACCATAGGCGTCGGCATCCGCCTGCAACTCTTTCTTCAGCAGGGTATTCATTTTGCGTTCAGAGGCGAGAATCGCCTGCAGCTGATCGCGCTCTTTCGCCAGCTCATCCTGCTCACCGCGAATCTTCATCTCTTCCAGTTTGGCGAGATGACGCAATTTCAGTTCGAGGATTGCTTCGGCCTGCGTTTCGGTAATACCAAAACGCGACATCAGCGCTGGCTTGGGCTCATCTTCAGTACGGATGATCTCAATGACTTCGTCGATATTGAGAAACGCCACCAGCAAACCTTCCAGGATATGCAGGCGTTTGAGGACTTTCTCCAGACGATAGTTCAGGCGGCGACGCACGGTATCACGACGGAACGCCAGCCATTCGGTGAGGATCTCCAGCAGGTTTTTCACCGCCGGACGCCCGTCAAGACCGATCATATTGAGGTTAATGCGATAGCTCTTTTCCAGATCGGTGGTCGCAAACAGGTGGTTCATTACCTGCTCCATGTCCACACGATTGGAACGCGGCACCACCACCAGACGAGTCGGGTTTTCGTGATCTGACTCATCGCGCAGATCGTCGACCATTGGCAGCTTTTTATTGCGCATCTGGGCCGCGATTTGCTCCAGTACGCGCGCGCCGGAGACCTGATGCGGCAGTGCAGTAATTACCACCGCGCCGTCTTCTTTCTTCCACACCGCACGCATGCGCACGGAGCCGCGTCCATTTTCATAAATCTTACGAATTTCGGCGCGCGGGGTAATGATTTCCGCTTCGGTCGGGTAGTCCGGGCCGTGAACAATATCCAGCAGCTCGTCCAGCGTCGTTTTCGGCTGTTCAATCAGGGTAATCGCGGCTTTTGCCACTTCGCGCAGGTTGTGCGGCGGGATATCCGTCGCCATGCCGACCGCGATACCGGTTGTGCCGTTAAGCAGGATATTCGGCAGACGCGCGGGCAGCATTTTCGGCTCCTGCATCGTCCCGTCGAAGTTGGGCACCCAGTCTGCGGTTCCCTGTCCCAGTTCGCTCAGCAACAGTTCAGCGTATTTTGACAGGCGGGATTCGGTATAACGCATCGCCGCGAAGGATTTCGGATCGTCTGGCGCCCCCCAGTTCCCCTGGCCATCAACCAGCGGATAACGGTAAGAGAACGGCTGCGCCATCAGCACCATGGCCTCATAGCAGGCGCTGTCCCCGTGCGGGTGGTATTTACCCAACACGTCGCCGACGGTACGGGCGGATTTTTTAAATTTGGCGCTGGCGTTCAGCCCCAGCTCTGACATCGCATAGACGATGCGGCGCTGAACGGGTTTCAGACCATCACCAATAAACGGCAACGCCCTGTCCATGATGACGTACATGGAGTAATTCAGATAGGCGTTTTCCGTGAATTCATGCAGCGCAAGGCGCTCTGCCATATCGCTCATTAATCGTGATTCCTCAACTGTAAGCCCGCCAGATACCCGGTATCTTTTCAGGCAATATTGCCGCAGATACTACCTTATCTGACGCGTTGAGTCACAAAGAAAAGGGCCGCGAACGCGGCCCTGACAGGGATTATTTGCTGACTTTACTGATTTGCTTCACGTCAATTTCAACGGAATTCCAGTCTTTGTCCACTTCCCCCTGAATTTCAACGGTATCCTGCGGGGTGACCGTCACGCCGTTCCAGCGTTTGTGGTCGATATCGACATTGATGGTCCCTGTCGCATCTTTAAACAGATAAAGGTCATCGGAAATGCGTTCAACGATGTTGCCGCGCAGCGTCACCCAGGTGTCATCACGCAGGGATTTCGCACTTTCTACCGTCGTGCTACTGCCGTTAGGCCCCTGGAAGCCGCCGCTCTGCGTTTGCGTCGCGGACGGGCCAGAAAAACCACCCTGCTGCGCCGCCAGAACCGGTGCGGAGCAGAGCGCCATAACGGCAACAATTGCAGCCAATTTTTTCATGATCATTTCTCCCTTTGATGTCATTTCGCATCCATTAAATACCGTAATTCTTAACGAGTTCTTAAGGCAAAAAAAAGTCTCATTTTTGCTGTACATCACGTGTGACATCGGGGTTTACTTGCCTCTGTCACAGCGGGCGCAGGGATGAAACGATGCGAATTTTACTGATTGAAGATGATGCGATGATTGGCGATGGCATTAAAACCGGGTTAAGCAAAATGGGCTTTAGCGTCGACTGGTTTACCGAAGGTCGTCAGGGAAAAGAAGCGCTCTACAGCGCGCCTTATGATGCGGTGATCCTCGACCTTACGCTGCCAGGAATGGACGGACGCGATATTCTGCGCGACTGGCGTGAACAGGGAAAGCGCGAACCGGTGCTGATCCTCACCGCGCGTGATGCCCTGGCCGAGCGCGTGGAAGGACTTCGCCTCGGGGCGGATGATTATCTGTGTAAGCCATTCGCGCTGATTGAAGTCGCCGCCAGGCTGGAAGCGCTGATGCGTCGCGCCAGCGGTCAGGCCAGCAGCGAACTGCGCCACGGGCAGGTCACCTTAAATCCCGGCGATCGGGTCGCGACGCTGGCGGGAGAACCGTTGATACTCAAGCCAAAGGAGTTCGCCCTGCTGGAATTATTGATGCGCAATGCCGGGCGCGTATTGCCACGCAAACTCATCGAAGAGAAGTTGTATACCTGGGACGAAGAGGTCACCAGCAATGCCGTTGAAGTACATGTTCACCATTTGCGGCGCAAACTGGGCAGCAATTTTATTCGCACCGTTCACGGCATTGGCTATACGCTTGGCGAGGCATCATCGTGACCCGGCAACTCAGCCTGCGCGTCAGGCTTACCCTCATCTTTCTAATTCTGGCAGCCATTACCTGGGCGGCATCGAGCTTTGTCGCCTGGAAGAAGACTACCGATAATGTCGATGAGCTGTTTGATACGCAGTTGATGCTCTTCGCCAAACGCCTGATCACGCTTGATATCAATGAATTGCATGCGACTGAGCGGATGGCGCATACGCCCAAAAAATTTAAGCACGGTCATGTCGATGATGACGCGCTGACCTTTGCCGTCTATACCACGGACGGCAAGATGATCCTGCACGATGGCGACAATGGTCAGAACATCCCCTATAGCTATCGTCGGGAAGGGTTTGATGACGGCCAGCTCAACGGTGATGACGACAAATGGCGTTTTATCTGGCTGACCTCCCCCGATGGTAAGTACCGCATCGTGGTCGGCCAGGAGTGGGAATATCGTGAAGATATGGCGCTGGAGATTGTGACGGCGCAACTGGTCCCCTGGCTTATCGCGCTGCCGCTGATGCTGCTGTTAATGATTATGCTACTGCATCGGGAACTCATGCCGCTGAAAAAACTGGCGCAGGCGTTGCGCCTGCGCGATCCGGAATCCAGCGAGCCGCTCAGTTCACACGGCGTCCCGAGTGAGGTGCGTCCGCTGGTCGAATCGCTCAACCAGCTTTTTACCCGCACCCATAATATGATGGTGCGCGAACGACGCTTTACCTCAGACGCCGCTCATGAACTGCGCAGTCCGCTAACGGCGCTAAAAGTCCAGACGGAGGTGGCGCAGCTTTCTGATGATGATCCGCTGGCGCGGGAGAAAGCCCTGACGCAACTCCACACGGGCATCGATCGCGCCACGCGTCTGGTCGACCAACTCCTGACGCTTTCCCGTCTCGACTCGCTGGATAACCTGCAGGACGTCGCCATGCTCTCTCTTGAAGAGCTCCTTCAGTCTGCGGTGATGGACATCTGGCAGCCCGCGCAGCAGGCGCAAATTGATGTGCGTTTGCAGATCAATGCCCACAATGTGATGCGTACCGGTCAACCGCTGCTGCTCAGTCTGCTGGTGCGCAATCTACTGGATAACGCCATCCGCTACAGTCCGAAAGGCAGCGTGGTTGATGTCACGCTTGACGCCAGGCAGTTTACCGTCAGAGATAACGGCCCCGGCGTCACAGCGGAAGTCCTCCCCCACATTGGTGAGCGTTTTTATCGCCCGCCGGGCCAACACGTTACCGGTAGCGGACTGGGCCTGTCGATTGTCCGCCGCATTGCCGCTCTGCACGCAATGACGGTGTCATTTGGCAATGCGCCAGATGGTGGTTTTATCGCAACGGTGCAGTGGTAACTGTCGATTATTGCGCCATACACAAAAGACTTTGCACATTTTGCTAATTTCACCGTATGGCCTGTTGACGTAAAATTAGCCTCAAACGCATTCCTGAGAGGATAAAAAATGAGCAACGTCCTGATTATCAACGGCGCAAAAAAATTTGCACACTCCAACGGTCAACTGAATGACACGCTGACGGAAGTCGCTGACGGCACCCTGCGTGACCTCGGCCATAGCGTCAAAATCGTCCGGGCTGACGGTGATTACGACGTGAAAGAAGAAGTGCAGAACTTCGTCTGGGCTGACGTGGTTATCTGGCAGATGCCTGGTTGGTGGATGGGTGCACCGTGGACCGTGAAAAAATACATTGATGACGTGTTCACCGAAGGTCACGGCACACTGTATGCCAGCGATGGTCGTACCCGCTCAGATGCCTCGAAAAAATACGGTTCCGGCGGCCTGATTCAGGGGAAAAAATACATGCTCTCCCTGACCTGGAACGCGCCGATGGAAGCCTTCACCGATAAAGATCAGTTCTTCCACGGTGTGGGTGTCGATGGCGTTTATCTGCCATTCCATAAGGCGAATCAATTCCTTGGAATGGAAGCGCTGCCGACCTTTATTACCAATGACGTCATTAAAATGCCGGATGTACCACGTTATGTTGCAGAATATCGCGAGCATCTGCAGGCGATTTTTGGTTAACTAGTAATCTGGAATTAGAAGGAGTTAACCATGCTTACAG
The DNA window shown above is from Citrobacter farmeri and carries:
- the qseC gene encoding quorum sensing histidine kinase QseC encodes the protein MIVTRQLSLRVRLTLIFLILAAITWAASSFVAWKKTTDNVDELFDTQLMLFAKRLITLDINELHATERMAHTPKKFKHGHVDDDALTFAVYTTDGKMILHDGDNGQNIPYSYRREGFDDGQLNGDDDKWRFIWLTSPDGKYRIVVGQEWEYREDMALEIVTAQLVPWLIALPLMLLLMIMLLHRELMPLKKLAQALRLRDPESSEPLSSHGVPSEVRPLVESLNQLFTRTHNMMVRERRFTSDAAHELRSPLTALKVQTEVAQLSDDDPLAREKALTQLHTGIDRATRLVDQLLTLSRLDSLDNLQDVAMLSLEELLQSAVMDIWQPAQQAQIDVRLQINAHNVMRTGQPLLLSLLVRNLLDNAIRYSPKGSVVDVTLDARQFTVRDNGPGVTAEVLPHIGERFYRPPGQHVTGSGLGLSIVRRIAALHAMTVSFGNAPDGGFIATVQW
- a CDS encoding NAD(P)H-dependent oxidoreductase, whose protein sequence is MSNVLIINGAKKFAHSNGQLNDTLTEVADGTLRDLGHSVKIVRADGDYDVKEEVQNFVWADVVIWQMPGWWMGAPWTVKKYIDDVFTEGHGTLYASDGRTRSDASKKYGSGGLIQGKKYMLSLTWNAPMEAFTDKDQFFHGVGVDGVYLPFHKANQFLGMEALPTFITNDVIKMPDVPRYVAEYREHLQAIFG